The region ACCTTCCGGGCCACTGCAGATTTCCTGAAAATCATGCAGCCCGATCTTGACGGGCGACCGATTTACTGAACCTGATTTCCCATGAACCGATCCGATTTCAGACTACCGCCGCTGGTGACCACAGCAGACTGGCTGCTGCTGGGCGCGGTGCTGACGGTATCGGTGCTGTTTTACGGTTTCAGGTTCTTCGGCGGCGAGAGGGGGGGGCCGCTGACCACCGTGATCCGGGTGGGCGATGAGCGGGTGGCCGAATTGCCGGTCGGTACGGATACGGTACTTGTTATCGAGGGCCGGCTGGGACGGTTGAAAGTTTTGCAGCGCGGCGGCGAAGTCTGGTTCGAGGGAGCTCCCTGCCGGCTGAAAATCTGTGAGCGAACCGGCCATATCGCCCGGGCGGGAGAGATTATCGTCTGCGCTCCCAGCAGGGTCATGGCCCGCCTGGAATCAGCCGCCGGAGGCGAATCGGGAGGTCTGGATGCAATCTCCCGCTGAACGCGCCGCTCGGAATCTCCGGGATGCAGAGGAGGTGAGGCGCAGGATCGAGCGGTTGAGCCTGATCGCCGCGGCCACCGTGTTCGAGATAATCCTGTTCACGCTCGACTCGGCGATACCGAAGCCGATCCCCTGGATCAAGATCGGCCTGGCGAATATTGTCACCCTGGCCCTGCTGGTGGGCGCGGGCTGGCGGGTAACCGCCGCGGTCCATTTTCTGAGGATCATGATCGGAGCAGTTTTCCGCGGCGGACTGTTCACCCCGTTTTTCCTGTTGAGTTTTGGCGGCGGCGCAGTATCTTTTATCGTGATGGCGCTGGCAGTGCGCTGGGCCATGCCCGTTATGGGCTTCGCCGGCGTCAGTTTTCTGGGCGCGCTGGCGCATAACACGGTTCAGTTGCTGCTGGTGGCTGCGGCCATGGCCGATAATTCCGTGCTGGTGCTGCTGTGGCCCGCGGTACTGCTGTTCAGCCTGCTCTACGGTGGGTTTACCGGCTGGTGCAGCTTCCATTTCTGCCGACGGATTCCGCAACTGACCGACGGCAGGCTGGCCGAGGCGCGAACGGGCTGAAAAAATACGGACGAAAAATCACGTAACTGTCAGCCGTGGAGGCAATGGTGCAACGCAGACGGTTTCCGGTTTACCTGACCGTGCTGATTGTCGGGATGCTGATCGGAGGATACCTGGGCGAGATCCTGGCTACGGTGATGCCCGACGGAGTGGCCAAGGACTTCTTCCTGACCTCGATCGCCGGGAATTTCGGACCGGTGACGCTCGATCTGGTGATTATCGCACTGACTCTGGGACCGCTGGAAATAACGTTGAATCTGGTGGGAATTCTGGGGATTTTTGTTGCTTTTTACCTGTTCCGGTGGTTCATCTGAACTAGTCTTGCCCCGGGACCAGCCAGACCGCTAACCGATAGTTACCTGGTTGCGGCCCTTGTTTTTGCTGGCATACATCAATTCATCGGCCTTTTTCAGGATCGCTCTTTTATCCATGTCCTCCCCGGACGATGCCAGCGTCGCGCCGATCGAGATAGTGACCTGCACTGAATCGCCGTTGCACGCGATCTCCAGCCCCTCGATGGTCTTGCGCATCTTTTCCGCCACAACCTCGAGTTCACCCATGCCCAGATTCAGCACTACCGCCACAAATTCCTCGCCGCCCCAGCGGCCCACGATATCCGATAAGCGGATCACGGTCGACAGATTCTGGGCCACGCTCCACAGTACCTTGTCGCCAACTTCGTGCCCGTATCGGTCGTTGACCCGCTTGAAATGATCGATGTCGATGAACATCAGGCCGAAGTCCAGGTCGTAACGCTTCATCTCGTCGGTTTTGGATTCGATAACCTTGTCCAGGTACCGGCGGTTGGCCAGGCCGGTGAGGGGGTCGATCAGGGCCAGCTTGCGCAGTTTTTCGATCACGTTGCGCGCCGCGATTCGCGAGCTGTTGTCGTGGAAGATCTGGACGACCCCGCTGATCTTGCCGTCGGCATCGTGAATCGGTTCGATCCGGCAGGCGATCGGGATTCTGTTTCCCTCGTGGTGCAGAAGGAATAGCTCCGCCTCGCGGGTCCTGCCGTCCTTGAGGGTCGACTCGATCGGGCAGTTGTCTCCACAGCCGTCGCTTTCCATGTCCGGGCAATGGGTCGCTATCTCCGAGCAGACCAAGCTGCCGACTGCATCGTTAAACGCGTATCCGCTGATATTCTCGGCGCTTTTATTCCAGAAAGTGATCTTCTTTTCCCTGTCGACACACACGATCCCGTCGAACAGCTTGTCCAGAAGATTTTTGTAATATTCCACCGTAGGCGACATGGCTACAGCTCCCTGTCAGCCGGTTATTTAATCGTTCTCATCCCCGGCCATTGCCTGGCCGCCGGTTGAGTTGGCCGTTGATCTGATATCGCGGAAGTCCTTGACGTCCATGCTTTTCATCAGTTCGGAGCTGAACATGGCGAAATACGCCTGCATCCTGGTCGAAATCAACTGTATTGCCAGCCGCTTGCGGCTTTCGGCAAGCTTGTCCATGTCGGCCTCTTCGCGCTGGACGACTTCCAGCAGATAATACATGTAATCGGTCTCAATCAGCGAACTCTTTAGACCAACAGGTAATCCGAAAGCTGTGCCGATAAACTCGTTGTTGCGCCCCGGGCCGGTCAGGCCGCTGGCGCGGCTGAACATGCCGCTGGTGTCGACAGCCAGGCCCTTGTCCTCGGCGAAACTCGTCAGGTTCATGTAGCTCTCGTAGCCCTCGATCATCGGCTCGACCCGGCCGCGGGCAACTTCCTTCTTGGCCTTCAAGCTCAACAGACGGCGGATCGACTGCGCGGCCTCCTCGAGCGGGATCTGTCCCTCTTCCTTGCGCCGGGTGACTTTAGCCAGCATCACTGATTCCTCGGCCTGCACGCCCTGGCGCACGACCGTGATCGGATAGCTCAGCTGACCCTCCTTGGCCCCATAGAGAAAGTCCATTAACTCGCGGGTAAGCTGCAGGCCCGGAATCTGGCCGCCAACGGCGAATTCCCCGGTCTCGCTGACAACCAGTCCGCTGTCGGTGGCCACCCTGACGAATGAATCAGCGGATTCGGCCATCAGCTTGCGCAGGCTGCGGGTTCTGGCCCGTACCTCGCGCATCGTTTTACGACCGGACATTATCCGGGTGAGGATCCTGCGCGCCTTGACCTCGCGCTCGCCATCCTGGACCCGGACGCTGTCGGTACGCACCAGCTGGTATCCGAAAGCAGTCAGCGTCGGATCGCTGGTCTGGCCCGGCTTCAGGGAGAGGGCCAGCTCCACCATCGCATCGTCGGTATAGTCGCCGCGGGAGAACCAGCCGAGATCGCCGCCGCTGGCCGCCAGCGGTCCCTGGGAATAGCGCATGGCCACGCTGTCCCACTCCTCCTCGCCCCCGGCCAGGATACCGGCGATCGCTGTCAGCGAATCGAGCGCTGCGGAGGTGTCTTCGGCGCTGGGAATAAGCGGCAGGAACACGTACTGCAGGTTGACAGTCTCGGGCCGCTGGTACTGGTCGCTGTGTTGATCGTAATAGTCCGCCACCTGCTGCTCGGTAACGCTGACCTCGCTGTCGTTAACCAGGGAGTCGGGGTCGAACGACAGGTAGATTACGCTGACCCGCTCCTGAACTGCCCGGAACGCCCGTTCCACTTCCGCGTCGGTCAGCTTGCCCAGCGAAGCGACCTCGAGGAACAGCTTGAGGCTGGGGATTTTCTGGCGCGCATCGTTCTCGAGTTCCAGGATCAGGTTGGCCGCGGCCGGATTGGAGAGCAGGGACAGGTATTTCTCGAAATCGAACCGTCCATCGGTCTGCAGCTGCGGGGATTCGCGCAACTCCTGGATAGGGTTGCTGCGGATATACTCGATAATCTCGCTGTTGTACACTCCGATAGAGCGGCTCTCGTAAACCTTGCCCAGTATCACCTGGTTGACTATTTCGTTCCACACCTGGTCGGCGATCCGGTCGATTTCCCAGGCAGACAGGCTGCCGCTGGCCCGCTGGCTGCTGGCCAGGTTGACGGTGTTCTGCACGCGCTGCTCATAGAGCGTGCGCTCGATTTTTTCCCCGTTAATCTCCCCGGCGTATTTCATGCCCAGCATCTCCTGCTGGCTCTGCTGCATCAGGTAGTCATCGAGACCGGTCAGCGATACGGCCATCCAGCCGACGAAGAAAAAGATCAGGATGTAGAAAATAATTTTCATATTATTGCGGAAAGTCTGCATCATGGCTGAAAAACACCTCGCTGATTATTTTAGGTAAAAGCCTTCCACGATCGGATTTCTACACGGCGTTACGGGCATGCAACGCCCAGAACTCAACAACAGATGAAATTATAAGCTCTGCAATCGTACGTCAATCAATTTATCTGTTTGTCTTACATTTACGATGAAGCGCCCGACCCCCGAGGGAGATGTCTTCCGTTTGCATGGCGTAAGTGCCTGCCGCAGTGGTCTGAAGGCATTATTTGAGTTGACTTTGCATTTTGTCCGGACTATTTTAATCAGATCATCACCCGCGCTGATCTCGAGGCACGGGGCCGGCTGTTCTGACCGCGGCTTGGCCGGTCGCACGAGACTCTTCACCGAGTTGACACATGGGGCTGCAAGAGGAAATCACAGAACTGGAGCAGAGGTTCGCCGAAGCTCCGGACTCCAGACTGTTTCTCCCGCTGGCCGACGCCCTGCGCAGGGCTGGAGAACTGGAACGGGCGGAAAAACTCTGCCGCGAGGGCCTGGAGCGTTTCCCCGCGTTCAACAGCGCCAGGATCCTGCTGGGCGAATGCCTGGCCGAAGGCGGCAAGCTGGAACTGGCGGTGCGGGAACTGGAGGCGGCGGCCAGCCTGGACAGCGGCAACCGGAGGCTGAAAGCCGAGTTGGCGGAAATCTCCGAGAAGATGGGGGACAGCGGGAAAGCCGCCGGGTCGCCTTCGCAGTCCGGCGTTGAACTGCCGGAAGTGGCCGTGCCGCCGGAGGAGACCGGGAAAGCGGTGGGGACGGCGGCTGACAGCGATGAAAGCGACAGTGTGGCTGAGGCCCGCGAGGCTGAAAGCGCCGAACACTCGAGCGGGAGCGATTCGGCTGGCGAGAGCGAGATGTTTATCACCCGTACCCTGGGCGATATCTACCGGATGCAGGGTCACGACCGCAAGGCGCTGGAGATTTACAACAAACTCGTGGAGGAAGGCCAGCGCAATCCGGAGTTGAAGACTAAAATCGATGAGATCGCGGCCCGGCTGGGCAAGGAGCCTCCGCAGATAATTGAACCGCCTGTTGAAGCTCTGGCTCCGGATGCCGCGGTCGGTGCTGAAACCGATCCTGTGCCTGCCGCGCGTGACGAGGGCCGGTACGAGGAACGGATTGACACGATATTCCAC is a window of Candidatus Glassbacteria bacterium DNA encoding:
- a CDS encoding NusG domain II-containing protein, with the protein product MNRSDFRLPPLVTTADWLLLGAVLTVSVLFYGFRFFGGERGGPLTTVIRVGDERVAELPVGTDTVLVIEGRLGRLKVLQRGGEVWFEGAPCRLKICERTGHIARAGEIIVCAPSRVMARLESAAGGESGGLDAISR
- a CDS encoding Gx transporter family protein translates to MQSPAERAARNLRDAEEVRRRIERLSLIAAATVFEIILFTLDSAIPKPIPWIKIGLANIVTLALLVGAGWRVTAAVHFLRIMIGAVFRGGLFTPFFLLSFGGGAVSFIVMALAVRWAMPVMGFAGVSFLGALAHNTVQLLLVAAAMADNSVLVLLWPAVLLFSLLYGGFTGWCSFHFCRRIPQLTDGRLAEARTG
- a CDS encoding DUF4321 domain-containing protein, which produces MVQRRRFPVYLTVLIVGMLIGGYLGEILATVMPDGVAKDFFLTSIAGNFGPVTLDLVIIALTLGPLEITLNLVGILGIFVAFYLFRWFI
- a CDS encoding sensor domain-containing diguanylate cyclase, whose product is MSPTVEYYKNLLDKLFDGIVCVDREKKITFWNKSAENISGYAFNDAVGSLVCSEIATHCPDMESDGCGDNCPIESTLKDGRTREAELFLLHHEGNRIPIACRIEPIHDADGKISGVVQIFHDNSSRIAARNVIEKLRKLALIDPLTGLANRRYLDKVIESKTDEMKRYDLDFGLMFIDIDHFKRVNDRYGHEVGDKVLWSVAQNLSTVIRLSDIVGRWGGEEFVAVVLNLGMGELEVVAEKMRKTIEGLEIACNGDSVQVTISIGATLASSGEDMDKRAILKKADELMYASKNKGRNQVTIG
- a CDS encoding tetratricopeptide repeat protein; the encoded protein is MGLQEEITELEQRFAEAPDSRLFLPLADALRRAGELERAEKLCREGLERFPAFNSARILLGECLAEGGKLELAVRELEAAASLDSGNRRLKAELAEISEKMGDSGKAAGSPSQSGVELPEVAVPPEETGKAVGTAADSDESDSVAEAREAESAEHSSGSDSAGESEMFITRTLGDIYRMQGHDRKALEIYNKLVEEGQRNPELKTKIDEIAARLGKEPPQIIEPPVEALAPDAAVGAETDPVPAARDEGRYEERIDTIFHFLLGDSPEHGEGPGGISVPTGVESAGAGSGDFVDLIEDWLDGLKQE